A window of the Candidatus Schekmanbacteria bacterium genome harbors these coding sequences:
- a CDS encoding DUF4321 domain-containing protein: MQGRNVFLILLYIILGMLAGNVLSELCLLIPVDALKKIFSAGFDIGFSPTTLKLHFITLTLGGKIFFNAGTVLGILFAIFLYRWSSGR, translated from the coding sequence GTGCAGGGAAGAAATGTTTTTTTGATTCTGCTTTATATAATTCTTGGAATGTTAGCTGGAAATGTTTTATCCGAATTGTGTCTGCTAATTCCGGTAGATGCTTTAAAGAAGATATTTTCAGCAGGATTTGATATTGGTTTTTCTCCCACTACATTGAAACTTCATTTTATTACTTTGACTTTGGGGGGAAAAATTTTTTTCAATGCCGGAACCGTGCTTGGGATATTGTTTGCCATATTTTTATATAGATGGAGCAGTGGAAGATAA